The following are encoded in a window of Plasmodium vivax chromosome 10, whole genome shotgun sequence genomic DNA:
- a CDS encoding karyopherin beta, putative (encoded by transcript PVX_080050A): MEKIVEVIEGLSSSDSHVRNECENTLNFYKKNDLNNTVLSILKLLKSHKDSQVRLQCAILIRNLFRAYIKSSNVEAGGEKEKGENSLLNAEEENYWDLLPDNLKNIVKSELISNISSETDKMVRSNLCNNIIDLSSKLLVNKQWPELLSVTLDFCNSNNNDVLISGFKILGGILSCIPYQLELKREVVSSVCMKGLNSSDVQVRGECINLISCIVEDNNSVLVKCVQPCIPQILQSLSLMVKNSSSDISVLEECEKVLQAIGKMIDYNAKFFAKHISNLCDILFSICMKGDSELNYDFDSSLKSLSIEALITIPERRPKMALSVPHFVDKIVHLSMLFMLDINNDSFNEWMNSIKEGKDDNQELYDIGEESLDRVGKAFSELEEAEFIHILYNKVSEFLMKNTWEHKYVAIMAIAQTIEYLPEDEIEDQLEHVIKMLLQVLLDQDVRVRYAACQAIGQISLDHQPYVQKEYPRQIITALITTMNDVHLRVQSHATAAFVNYAEELDKMALLPFADMIIDILLQKLNSSNYLLVREQAVTAIAVIAGVIEEDFLKYYSTVVPMMKDIIQKAVSEEERTCRGKAIECISIIGLSVGKEIFLEDAKECMNALLQISSTKMDPDDTVKEYIQEAIGRICRALGNDFFPYLSSIVPTILSLLSVLPKPLTDDEEDLTITMVSNGQYVGLKTSLLEDQEKALDLLIIIIEVLKENYKDYIEATATAVLPMLNYELSDEIKQKALTAVSELIEAARILSEKTDNNKTMLHAILTAAAEKVLKSLSETKLDDNYEYILDVMIIESNGLYMCLQKAGSNVLPDGTLKLFFNQIFKLLQCSTDRRLVYNQKKNNEDVDEDELLIIDREEELEQNYRTNLLDILGVLIKYHSTQFLNTCCDICITFINTYMNSPNSEDVALALYVCDDLLEFLQENSVCLWEYFMNPLLLNINHTDDKVKQAACYGVIQATKIEAFSKYANVAVDYLLKLVHQNTSSKKPKEFISAIDNAVAALGDIVLMHTSKFNNAEELIKLWLNNLPIKEDDAEGRRVHKNLIDLVSQNHPLLFGKDNSNTAKIIEIFLTIYETDFSDADCNKKIASLINSLDQAYLSNLASSALTNKQAKKLNHIVNSNRK, encoded by the coding sequence ATGGAAAAGATCGTGGAAGTAATTGAGGGATTAAGCAGCTCCGATAGCCATGTTCGAAACGAATGCGAAAATACGTTAaacttttacaaaaaaaatgacctgAACAACACGGTGCTGTCCATTTTGAAGTTGCTGAAGAGCCACAAGGACAGTCAAGTGAGGTTGCAATGTGCCATATTAATCAGAAACTTATTCCGAGCATACATCAAGTCGTCAAATGTGGAAGCgggaggggagaaggagaagggggaaaactcCCTACTCAacgcggaggaggagaactACTGGGATTTGTTACcagataatttaaaaaatattgtcaAGTCAGAACTGATAAGCAACATAAGTTCCGAAACAGACAAAATGGTGAGAAGCAATTTATGCAACAACATAATCGATTTGTCTTCCAAGTTACTTGTGAATAAGCAGTGGCCCGAGTTGTTATCCGTCACGTTAGATTTTTGCAATTCTAACAATAATGACGTGTTGATTAGTGgctttaaaattttgggAGGCATATTAAGTTGCATCCCCTACCAGCTGGAGCTGAAAAGAGAGGTGGTCTCATCTGTCTGCATGAAAGGGTTAAATTCGTCAGACGTGCAAGTCAGAGGGGAATGTATCAACCTAATTTCGTGCATCGTAGAGGATAACAACTCTGTGCTGGTGAAGTGTGTACAGCCATGTATTCCCCAAATTTTGCAATCCCTAAGTTTGATGGTGAAAAATAGCAGCTCAGACATATCCGTGTTGGAAGAGTGCGAAAAGGTACTTCAGGCGATTGGAAAAATGATTGACTATAATGCCAAGTTTTTTGCGAAACATATTTCCAACTTGTGTGACATTCTGTTTAGCATATGTATGAAGGGAGACAGCGAATTGAATTACGATTTTGACAGCAGCTTAAAGTCGTTAAGTATTGAGGCCCTGATTACCATTCCGGAGAGGAGACCCAAAATGGCTCTCTCGGTTCCCCATTTCGTAGACAAGATAGTGCACCTCTCTATGCTATTCATGCTGGACATTAATAATGACTCGTTTAATGAATGGATGAATTCTATTAAGGAAGGCAAAGATGACAACCAGGAACTTTACGATATAGGAGAGGAATCGCTAGACAGAGTTGGAAAAGCATTTAGCGAGTTGGAGGAGGCTGAATTCATTCACATTCTCTACAATAAGGTGTCcgaatttttaatgaaaaacaCTTGGGAACATAAGTACGTTGCCATTATGGCCATAGCGCAGACGATAGAGTATTTGCCTGAAGACGAAATAGAGGATCAACTGGAGCATGTAATAAAGATGTTACTACAGGTGTTGCTCGATCAGGATGTGCGAGTTAGGTATGCTGCTTGTCAGGCCATTGGTCAAATTTCGCTAGATCATCAGCCGTATGTGCAGAAGGAGTACCCTAGACAAATAATCACCGCTTTGATAACCACCATGAATGATGTGCATCTCCGAGTACAGTCACACGCAACTGCTGCTTTTGTAAATTACGCAGAGGAACTTGACAAAATGGCACTCCTCCCATTTGCAGATATGATTATTGACATCTTGCTGCAAAAACTGAACTCATCAAATTATTTGCTCGTAAGAGAACAAGCCGTAACCGCTATAGCGGTCATTGCAGGGGTGATTGAGGAGGACTTCCTAAAGTATTACTCTACCGTAGTACCCATGATGAAAGACATCATTCAGAAGGCAGTTTCGGAAGAGGAACGAACGTGCAGGGGAAAGGCCATAGAGTGTATCTCCATTATTGGACTCTCCGTGggaaaggaaattttcttagAAGATGCAAAGGAATGTATGAATGCGTTGCTTCAAATTAGCAGCACCAAAATGGATCCTGATGATACGGTTAAGGAGTACATACAGGAGGCAATTGGAAGGATATGTAGAGCCTTAGGAAATGACTTCTTCCCCTACCTGAGCAGCATCGTACCGACTATTTTGTCCCTCCTAAGCGTTCTCCCCAAACCGCTAACAGATGATGAGGAAGATCTAACCATCACCATGGTTTCGAATGGCCAGTACGTGGGGTTGAAAACGTCTCTCCTGGAGGACCAGGAGAAGGCTTTGGACCTCCTAATCATCATCATCGAGGTGCTGAAGGAGAATTATAAGGATTATATAGAAGCCACCGCTACAGCTGTTCTCCCCATGCTGAATTACGAACTGTCTGATGAGATAAAGCAGAAGGCTCTCACCGCGGTCAGCGAGTTGATCGAGGCAGCCAGAATTCTCTCCGAAAAAACGGACAACAACAAAACTATGCTACATGCTATCCTAACAGCAGCTGCGGAGAAAGTTTTGAAAAGCCTCTCGGAAACGAAGCTAGATGATAATTATGAATACATCTTAGACGTAATGATTATAGAATCGAATGGACTCTACATGTGTTTGCAGAAGGCGGGTTCGAATGTGCTCCCCGATGGAACCCTCAAGTTATTTTTCAACCAAATTTTCAAGCTACTACAATGCTCCACGGATAGGAGACTGGTATATAaccagaagaaaaataatgaagatgTTGATGAGGACGAATTGTTGATAATCGACCGGGAGGAAGAGTTAGAGCAAAACTACCGAACCAACTTGCTAGACATCCTAGGAGTGCTCATCAAATACCACTCCACGCAGTTTTTAAACACCTGCTGCGACATTTGCATCACCTTCATTAACACGTATATGAATTCGCCTAACTCGGAGGACGTCGCCTTGGCCCTCTACGTCTGTGATGACTTGCTGGAATTTTTACAAGAAAACAGTGTGTGCCTGTGGGAGTATTTTATGAACCCACTGTTGCTAAACATTAACCACACGGATGACAAGGTGAAGCAAGCCGCTTGCTATGGAGTCATTCAGGCCACCAAAATTGAAGCCTTCAGCAAGTATGCCAATGTAGCTGTGGATTACCTTCTAAAATTAGTGCACCAGAATACGTCTAGCAAAAAACCGAAGGAGTTCATTTCGGCCATTGACAACGCCGTAGCTGCCTTGGGAGACATCGTCCTAATGCACACATCAAAATTTAACAATGCGGAAGAGCTAATAAAATTGTGGTTAAATAACTTGCCCATTAAGGAAGACGATGCCGAGGGTAGAAGAGTGCATAAAAATCTGATCGACTTGGTTTCCCAAAATCATCCCCTCCTCTTTGGTAAGGACAATTCCAACACTGCcaaaattatagaaatatttttaaccaTCTACGAGACGGACTTCTCTGACGCTGACTGCAACAAGAAGATTGCCTCCCTCATTAATTCGCTCGACCAGGCCTACCTCAGCAACTTGGCTTCTTCAGCTTTGACCAACAAGCAGGCTAAGAAGCTCAACCACATTGTCAACAGTAATCGAAAGTGA
- a CDS encoding hypothetical protein, conserved (encoded by transcript PVX_080045A), whose product MEMRKRKPKVASADEIYEYPSFFRKRQERKGRSSKNGRNGQNGRSGGVGEDADGAPAEGHKREDGRIGDPPGGVPSDKLAADGVVHEMEDFLGGVQNERSGRRRRDKGAKLSGDYHSGDYPSGVPNCAEEQSSIHEDEDEDHMDNDEGKLSDEWDDQQEHYTDDSLFDLSSQNALYKPRNYECRKKKKKMNHEAKRLVEKEKCGKGKRKKLKNTLSDRFRSFVDEGHSLHYDVDLFHHLSCLSERKSDPLDWQGDQGAHALISSIIDELVKKTHQKRERKDPSVKTNQQCSHNSNAAVKGHHNQNDINIKERISFEQIKNYDETNLRHMFFMENINIDYNGRKVQLSPFESTIIGETAVAMGSGRVSLTKRKKSNAKKEINRSKCVNHGNSSPCGGVQQLKVCVNRRMDNLLSSHICLNDHHFSLNSEGIQFLYFLLLCDWLYGGSHANGEDNSEKGTRRNHSQGEEQNDVDGALEKPHGDDPPCGYFNWKKIMTNMEAEMEKMGQEQNIFLSLCAPVIHLDFSGGVNFVDCLKEVLEGSLPNGVATFDNDRVVMPSYKSDGLRTRGRKQAQRGHDWEDPIQNEQKDPLLHDRGDPSLQEQDPLLPDREDPLPHHLMDDLLKICAQMFEGSFLAVSTCSYLNSYMFLSSEKRSRNFIFIFFVSPCCSKPLLFDIVEVSHMCKKVEWVKLPGEISGEVGGEVCLQKSSGRDSGDAPKERTANGRRLHLHLLLCLVGNEVSIYAIPKQHLLPKLYDSAKNEPPPVESTEYIKQKIADTKFEKVFSYHDEEALADFSYTICVQDNQRFLKIALTFNSTRVKVLSVYLREISRHAKITHFIEREETTNACVHTCADYLLSHFKNPLGGGSGVEKGASHRGEAPLEREPLHPNELPQSGKDTHCVAFHEDILHLQQGIISVCSFYPCLNSYLLCVSSKEGEMTIIDIGSNKELYFFKRKTESVTHMRWYENSCLSFGQEKGCIIHLFEGKYFLNIDKDWTSQIDIICIHSCLLNDMHLFLFDDGTVLRGKLKGNLSKVKISELFLWKTPNFQLDPEVLLSISEEKGDETECVARILLYEYLQGLQSIFRNGVKIGKSKAVEANAREKTIALTPRCVSIANMGPKYLIAYGNGSGLIHVFSREKGPDANGAG is encoded by the exons ATGGagatgaggaagaggaaaccGAAGGTTGCATCGGCGGATGAAATTTATGAGTACCCCAGTTTTTTTAGAAAGCGGCAAGAGCgtaaggggagaagcagcaaaaatggTAGAAATGGCCAAAATgggcgaagcggtggagtCGGAGAAGACGCCGATGGCGCCCCTGCTGAGGGCCACAAGAGGGAAGACGGCAGGATAGGCGACCCCCCAGGGGGCGTCCCTTCTGATAAATTGGCAGCGGATGGGGTGGTCCACGAAATGGAAGACTTTCTGGGGGGAGTCCAGAATGAAAGAAGTGGACGTAGGCGACGGGATAAAGGTGCCAAGCTCTCAGGTGACTACCACTCAGGTGATTACCCCTCAGGTGTGCCTAACTGTGCCGAGGAGCAGAGCAGCATTCACGAAGACGAAGACGAAGACCACATGGATAATGATGAAGGCAAATTGAGCGACGAGTGGGATGACCAGCAGGAGCACTACACTGATGACAGTCTGTTTGACCTCTCCTCGCAAAATGCCCTTTACAAACCGCGAAACTATGAGtgcaggaagaaaaaaaaaaaaatgaaccacgAGGCGAAGCGCTTagttgaaaaagaaaaatgtggaaaggggaaaaggaagaagctcaAAAATACCCTAAGTGATCGGTTTAGAAGTTTCGTGGATGAAGGGCATTCCCTACACTACGATGTGGATCTGTTTCACCACTTGAGTTGTCTGAGCGAGAGGAAAAGTGACCCACTCGATTGGCAAGGGGACCAAGGTGCACACGCCCTGATAAGCTCCATCATAGACGAGCTCGTAAAGAAAACTCAccagaaaagggaaagaaaagacCCCTCAGTTAAGACAAACCAGCAGTGTAGCCACAATTCTAACGCAGCGGTAAAGGGGCACCATAACCAAAATGACATCAACATAAAGGAAAGAATTTCATTCGAacagataaaaaattatgatgaaACGAATTTAAGGCATATGTTCTTTAtggaaaatattaacatagACTACAACGGAAGGAAGGTGCAACTCTCCCCATTTGAAAGTACCATAATTGGGGAGACTGCAGTGGCGATGGGAAGTGGTAGGGTGAGCCTAACCAAGCGCAAAAAATCGAATGCCAAAAAGGAGATCAATCGGAGCAAGTGTGTTAACCATGGGAACAGTTCTCCATGCGGAGGGGTGCAGCAGTTGAAAGTATGTGTAAACCGCAGGATGGACAATTTGCTAAGTTCCCACATTTGCTTAAATGACCATCATTTTTCGCTTAACTCGGAGGGGATCCagtttttgtattttcttcTCCTGTGCGATTGGCTATATGGCGGTTCGCACGCGAACGGGGAGGACAACTCTGAGAAAGGCACCAGGAGGAACCACTCacagggggaagaacaaaacgaTGTAGATGGTGCACTGGAGAAACCACATGGGGATGACCCACCCTGTGGATACTTCAACTGGAAGAAAATCATGACAAATATGGAAGccgaaatggagaaaatgGGACAGGAGcaaaatatctttttaagTCTCTGTGCTCCGGTAATTCACTTGGACTTTAGCGGTGGTGTCAATTTTGTGGACTGCCTGAAGGAGGTGCTAGAAGGGTCGCTACCAAATGGGGTAGCCACCTTCGATAATGACAGGGTGGTTATGCCAAGTTATAAGAGTGATGGGCTCCGCaccagggggaggaagcaagCACAGAGGGGGCACGATTGGGAGGATCCCATTCAGAACGAACAGAAGGACCCCTTGCTGCACGATCGGGGGGATCCCTCTTTGCAAGAACAGGACCCCTTGCTGCCCGATCGGGAGGACCCCCTTCCGCACCACCTGATGGACGACCTGCTCAAAATCTGTGCGCAAATGTTCGAGGGGAGCTTCCTAGCCGTTAGCACGTGCAGCTACCTAAACAGCTACATGTTTCTGAGCTCAGAGAAGAGGAGCcggaattttatttttatatttttcgtgTCGCCATGTTGCAGCAAGCCGTTGCTTTTCGACATCGTGGAGGTGAGCCACATGTGCAAGAAGGTGGAGTGGGTTAAGCTTCCCGGGGAGATAAGCGGCGAGGTAGGCGGGGAGGTATGCCTCCAAAAGAGCAGCGGAAGGGACAGCGGGGACGCCCCCAAAGAGCGCACCGCAAACGGAAGGCGCTTGCACCTGCACCTGCTGCTCTGCCTAGTGGGGAACGAGGTAAGCATCTACGCCATTCCGAAGCAGCACCTACTCCCCAAGCTGTACGACTcggcaaaaaatgaacccccCCCTGTAGAATCAACAGAAtatataaagcaaaaaattgcgGACACGAAATTCGAAAAGGTCTTCTCGTACCACGATGAGGAAGCGCTCGCCGATTTTTCCTACACCATTTGTGTACAAGACAATCAgaggtttttaaaaattgccttAACGTTTAACAGCACGAGGGTGAAAGTGTTGAGTGTCTATTTGAGGGAGATAAGTAGGCATGCGAAGATCACCCACTTTATCGAAAGGGAGGAGACTACGAATGCGTGTGTGCATACCTGTGCGGATTATTTGCTCAGCCATTTTAAGAACCCACTaggggggggtagcggcgtggAGAAGGGGGCCAGCCataggggggaagcaccctTAGAGAGAGAGCCTCTACACCCAAATGAACTTCCCCAATCAGGGAAAGACACCCACTGCGTGGCCTTTCACGAAGATATCCTGCACCTGCAACAAGGCATCATATCCGTGTGCTCATTTTACCCCTGCCTCAATTCCTACCTCCTGTGTGTTAGCTCCAAGGAAGGCGAAATGACAATCATAGATATAGGGAGCAACAAggaactttattttttcaaacggAAGACAGAAAGTGTAACTCACATGAGGTGGTATGAAAATAGCTGCCTATCCTTTGGGCAAGAAAAAGGATGCATCATTCATCTTTTCGAgggtaaatattttttaaatatcgATAAGGATTGGACTAGCCAAATAGACatcatatgcatacatagcTGTCTCCTCAACGACATGCATCTGTTTCTGTTTGATGATGGGACTGTACTTAGGGGGAAGTTGAAGGGGAACTTGTCTAAGGTTAAAATTAGTGAATTGTTTCTGTGGAAGACGCCAAATTTTCAGCTGGACCCCGAGGTGCTACTAAGCATTAGTGAAGAGAAGGGAGACGAAACTGAGTGCGTGGCGCGCATACTGTTGTATGAGTACCTGCAGGGGTTGCAGAGCATTTTCAGGAACGGGGTGAAGATTGGGAAGTCCAAGGCCGTCGAGGCGAATGCGCGCGAGAAGACGATAGCCCTCACGCCCAGGTG CGTATCCATTGCGAACATGGGCCCAAAGTATCTAATCGCGTACGGAAATGGGAGCGGTTTGATTCACGTCTTTTCGAGGGAAAAGGGTCCGGACGCGAACGGCGCGGGGTGA